From a single Aestuariibius sp. HNIBRBA575 genomic region:
- a CDS encoding mannose-1-phosphate guanylyltransferase/mannose-6-phosphate isomerase, translated as MVTPVILCGGSGTRLWPLSRKSYPKQFVPLVGEETLFQASAHRLSGAENGIEFDKPVILTGSDFRFIVTEQLTEIGIDPNAILIEPEGRNTAPAVLAAALYLLEKDPEAIMLVAPSDHVVLDKAAFHKAVTKGLEAIQDGKLVTFGIQPTHAETAYGYLELSAKPDANGTAIDLKQFVEKPDHDHAVQMLEAGHFLWNAGIFLFKARDIVEAFKSHAPALMGPVGNAVTNAEVDLGFLRLAPDDWCQAEDISIDYAVMERSDNLSVVPFDGGWSDLGGWDAVWREFGPDENGVVTSGDATAIDCNNTLLRSDSDQLELVGVGLDNVMAVAMNDAVLIADMSRAQDVKKAVAALKTKGSAQATDFPKDHRPWGWFESLVIGSRFQVKRIHVHPGAALSLQSHHHRSEHWIVVEGTAKVTIDDEVKLVSENQSVYIPLGAVHRMENPGKVPMVLIEVQTGSYLGEDDIVRLEDVYARGQGAKG; from the coding sequence ATGGTGACACCGGTCATCCTTTGTGGCGGATCAGGGACGCGGCTTTGGCCTTTGTCCCGAAAAAGCTATCCCAAACAATTTGTGCCATTGGTGGGCGAGGAAACCCTGTTTCAGGCGTCTGCACATCGGCTAAGCGGGGCCGAAAACGGTATCGAATTTGACAAGCCGGTTATTTTAACCGGGTCAGATTTCCGGTTCATTGTGACGGAACAACTGACCGAAATCGGCATCGATCCCAATGCAATATTGATCGAACCAGAGGGGCGAAATACAGCACCCGCCGTTTTGGCCGCTGCGTTGTATTTACTGGAAAAAGACCCGGAAGCGATCATGTTGGTTGCCCCATCAGATCACGTGGTTCTGGACAAAGCCGCATTTCACAAAGCCGTCACCAAGGGCTTGGAAGCGATCCAAGACGGAAAGCTGGTCACATTTGGCATCCAGCCGACCCATGCAGAAACCGCCTATGGGTATCTGGAATTGTCCGCAAAACCGGACGCAAATGGCACCGCGATTGACCTAAAGCAATTTGTTGAAAAGCCAGATCATGATCATGCGGTTCAAATGCTTGAGGCGGGTCATTTCCTGTGGAATGCGGGCATTTTCCTGTTCAAAGCGCGCGACATTGTTGAGGCATTTAAATCTCATGCGCCTGCTCTGATGGGGCCGGTTGGGAATGCCGTGACCAATGCCGAGGTTGATTTGGGGTTCTTGCGTCTGGCACCCGACGATTGGTGCCAAGCCGAAGACATTTCAATCGATTACGCAGTTATGGAACGGTCTGATAATCTGTCGGTTGTGCCATTTGACGGCGGCTGGTCCGATTTAGGGGGCTGGGACGCGGTCTGGCGGGAATTTGGACCAGACGAAAACGGCGTTGTCACCTCTGGGGACGCGACGGCCATTGATTGCAACAACACGTTGCTGCGATCCGACAGCGATCAGTTGGAACTGGTTGGTGTAGGGCTGGATAATGTGATGGCGGTGGCGATGAATGATGCGGTTCTGATCGCTGACATGTCCCGCGCCCAAGACGTCAAAAAAGCCGTTGCCGCCCTGAAAACCAAAGGGTCCGCGCAGGCAACCGATTTTCCCAAGGATCACCGCCCATGGGGGTGGTTTGAAAGCTTGGTTATTGGGTCCAGATTTCAGGTGAAACGCATTCATGTGCATCCCGGCGCTGCCCTGAGTTTACAGAGCCATCACCACCGTTCTGAGCATTGGATTGTTGTCGAAGGCACCGCCAAAGTGACCATCGATGATGAGGTCAAATTGGTGTCCGAAAACCAGTCCGTTTACATCCCGTTGGGCGCTGTGCACCGCATGGAAAACCCCGGCAAAGTGCCCATGGTTTTGATCGAAGTTCAAACCGGGTCCTATCTGGGTGAGGATGACATTGTGCGCCTCGAAGATGTTTATGCACGCGGGCAGGGCGCAAAGGGTTAG
- a CDS encoding enoyl-CoA hydratase-related protein encodes MTTDAPVLLDISHHIARVTLNRPQKRNAVDATMCAAITQAFDTIEADPDVRVTVLSGKGSVFCSGMDLRAYQQGQSDQILFGQYGFAGFVKRRRQKPVIAAVYGAALAGGFEIMLACDLAVASENAVFGLPEAKLGLIAGGGGAFRLAQRMPRVLANEMLLSGRSVSAQVMQQYGMLNHVTSDGEVIDKAHEIATDIAKNAPLSLASSLALSDQSCAVSEPDLWAQSDAALSKLGQSHDVQEGISAFLEKRAPKWQGS; translated from the coding sequence ATGACCACTGACGCACCCGTCCTTTTGGATATTTCTCATCATATTGCGCGGGTGACACTGAACCGGCCACAAAAACGCAATGCCGTTGATGCAACTATGTGCGCCGCGATCACGCAGGCCTTTGACACGATCGAGGCAGACCCAGATGTCCGCGTGACGGTGTTGTCTGGAAAGGGTTCTGTTTTTTGCTCTGGGATGGATCTGCGAGCGTATCAACAGGGGCAGTCGGACCAGATTTTGTTTGGGCAATACGGGTTTGCGGGGTTCGTAAAACGCCGCAGACAAAAACCAGTGATTGCCGCGGTATATGGGGCCGCATTGGCCGGCGGATTTGAAATTATGCTGGCCTGCGATTTGGCCGTTGCCAGTGAAAATGCCGTATTTGGATTACCAGAGGCAAAGCTTGGCCTGATCGCAGGTGGCGGTGGCGCATTTCGACTGGCCCAGCGCATGCCGCGGGTTTTGGCCAATGAAATGCTTTTATCCGGTCGGTCTGTTTCAGCTCAGGTGATGCAGCAATATGGAATGCTCAATCACGTGACGTCCGACGGTGAAGTAATTGACAAAGCACATGAAATAGCGACGGACATCGCCAAAAATGCACCTCTCAGTCTGGCGTCCAGCCTCGCATTGTCGGATCAATCCTGCGCTGTATCAGAACCTGATTTATGGGCGCAAAGCGATGCAGCACTGTCGAAATTGGGCCAATCTCATGACGTCCAAGAAGGCATTTCGGCCTTCTTGGAAAAACGTGCGCCAAAATGGCAGGGATCCTAA
- a CDS encoding AMP-binding protein codes for MLTKGADITETRSGFGWNIPTHFNIGVDICDRPAAQHPDKIAIIDVDPDFAVTRYNFRQLRDMSNILANALSRHCQEQDRIGVLLPQGIITATAHAAIPKLGCIALPLFTLFGPEALQHRLQDSGTKVLLTNAMGAAMIAKIRPNLPDLALVISVDGRDDNAISYADFTHGMATTFTPVQTRADDPALLIYTSGTTGNPKGALHAHRVLLGHLPGVEMSHNFFPQSGDCIWTPADWAWIGGLLDVLMPALHHGVPVVACRFRKFTPEAAFRLIQDHNIQNTFLPPTALKMMQLAPADLQPKFQLRSVASGGEPLGKELIAWGRTVFGTTINEFYGQTECNMIVSSCADLAPAEPGIMGFAVPGHHVDIIEETTQTCLGQDQVGTIAIRAPDPVMFLKYWNNPDATDAKYLTIDDQKWLLTGDKGYKTQSGRIGFLGRDDDIISSGGYRIGPAEIEDCIQSHPAVELVGVVGKPDPVRGAVVAAYVQLSANHAPSDALADDIAAHVKTQLAAYEFPRIVRFIDQMPMTTTGKIIRSQLRQLAEKEAKDDH; via the coding sequence ATGCTGACCAAAGGTGCAGATATCACCGAAACCCGCTCTGGGTTTGGGTGGAACATTCCGACGCATTTCAACATTGGCGTCGATATTTGTGATCGCCCTGCTGCGCAGCATCCCGACAAAATTGCGATTATTGACGTTGATCCGGATTTTGCGGTGACCCGATACAATTTCAGACAGCTGCGCGACATGTCAAATATTCTGGCAAACGCCCTGTCACGGCATTGCCAAGAACAAGACAGGATTGGCGTGCTCTTGCCCCAAGGGATCATTACCGCAACCGCCCATGCTGCGATCCCCAAACTGGGCTGTATCGCATTGCCTTTGTTCACTTTATTTGGCCCAGAGGCGTTACAGCACAGGTTACAGGATTCCGGGACCAAAGTGTTGCTCACCAATGCGATGGGCGCGGCCATGATCGCCAAAATCCGGCCAAACCTGCCTGATCTGGCGCTGGTCATATCCGTTGATGGCCGCGACGATAACGCCATAAGCTATGCCGATTTCACCCACGGAATGGCGACCACTTTCACCCCTGTTCAGACCCGCGCCGATGACCCGGCTTTGTTGATCTATACGTCTGGGACCACCGGAAACCCCAAAGGCGCGCTGCATGCACATCGGGTGTTGCTCGGACATTTGCCGGGCGTCGAAATGAGCCATAATTTTTTTCCTCAATCCGGGGATTGCATCTGGACGCCTGCCGATTGGGCCTGGATTGGCGGTCTATTGGATGTGCTGATGCCCGCATTGCATCATGGCGTGCCGGTCGTGGCCTGTCGGTTTCGCAAATTCACCCCCGAAGCCGCGTTTCGATTGATCCAAGACCACAATATTCAAAACACCTTTTTGCCCCCTACCGCGCTCAAAATGATGCAACTGGCGCCCGCCGACCTCCAGCCGAAATTCCAGCTGCGCAGTGTCGCCAGCGGCGGTGAGCCGCTTGGCAAAGAATTGATTGCATGGGGTCGAACCGTTTTCGGAACCACGATCAACGAATTTTACGGTCAGACCGAATGCAACATGATCGTTTCATCCTGTGCTGACTTGGCCCCCGCAGAGCCGGGGATCATGGGATTTGCTGTCCCGGGCCATCACGTGGACATAATCGAAGAAACCACCCAAACCTGTTTGGGTCAGGATCAGGTCGGAACCATCGCGATCCGGGCGCCTGATCCCGTTATGTTTCTAAAATATTGGAACAATCCTGACGCAACTGACGCAAAATATCTGACGATCGATGATCAGAAATGGCTGCTGACCGGCGACAAAGGTTACAAAACACAATCGGGGCGTATCGGTTTTTTGGGTCGTGATGACGACATCATCAGTTCCGGTGGCTATCGCATTGGCCCTGCCGAAATCGAAGATTGCATCCAATCCCATCCCGCCGTGGAATTGGTTGGCGTTGTGGGCAAACCCGATCCCGTCCGTGGTGCTGTTGTGGCCGCCTATGTTCAGTTATCAGCCAATCACGCCCCCAGCGACGCACTGGCAGATGACATCGCCGCCCATGTCAAAACCCAGCTTGCCGCATATGAATTTCCCCGCATTGTTCGGTTCATTGATCAGATGCCGATGACCACAACCGGGAAAATCATCCGATCACAGCTGCGCCAGCTTGCTGAGAAAGAAGCCAAAGATGACCACTGA
- a CDS encoding tetratricopeptide repeat protein: MQTLSNDQLAALRHGAINAHQKGDIKAAQDAYCRYLSARPKDAGIWTNLGALYRSTERHDQALRAQRRAYAVQPEMAGVRNNLANILNDVGFHKESIALRHEILEQTPNDTQQKALIGKSLRSLGRYSDAITHLEAALGMHPDDAEIKLQLGFAQLADRQFEAGLQNYEARWDTAEAKPISIPYPKWDGGDLTGKKVLVVPEQGFGDAVLMMRFLPQLREIAGRVHVMAEKPMARLFETAEGIDWIGKVVSKDEKFDVWMTVMDLPRVGLKTVGDIPPPTRLNTPTDAKHRAAQIVAPYKDVFKVGIVWSGSVTFKGNSFRSFGHQEFLRLVDLDDVQLFSLYKGPALEAFQADGSAAFIVDAASTDRDFADCAAMMQDMDLVITSDTATAHIAGSLGVPVWTLLHWDPFWFFGHTGDTMPWYPSMRLFRQTAPHDWGSVFDQVQPELIKCIKDWKKER, encoded by the coding sequence GTGCAAACTCTATCAAACGATCAGTTGGCGGCGCTGCGTCATGGGGCCATCAATGCGCATCAAAAAGGGGATATCAAAGCAGCCCAGGATGCCTATTGCCGGTATCTAAGTGCGCGTCCAAAAGATGCAGGAATTTGGACCAATCTGGGCGCGTTATATCGGTCTACGGAACGACATGATCAGGCATTACGTGCCCAACGACGCGCTTATGCGGTACAGCCAGAAATGGCCGGTGTGCGCAATAATCTGGCAAATATCCTGAACGATGTTGGGTTCCACAAAGAAAGCATCGCGCTGCGCCACGAAATTCTGGAACAGACCCCAAATGACACGCAACAAAAGGCGCTGATTGGCAAATCACTCAGGTCTTTGGGGCGATATTCAGATGCAATCACCCATCTAGAGGCCGCGCTGGGCATGCATCCTGACGACGCAGAGATAAAGCTGCAATTGGGATTTGCCCAGCTGGCGGATCGTCAATTCGAGGCGGGTTTGCAAAATTACGAAGCCCGTTGGGACACCGCAGAGGCCAAACCAATATCGATCCCCTATCCGAAATGGGACGGGGGCGATCTAACCGGCAAAAAGGTTCTGGTTGTTCCTGAACAGGGGTTTGGGGATGCGGTGCTGATGATGCGATTTTTGCCCCAGCTTCGTGAAATTGCCGGGCGCGTTCATGTCATGGCGGAAAAACCCATGGCCCGATTGTTTGAGACCGCCGAAGGAATCGATTGGATCGGCAAAGTTGTCTCAAAGGATGAGAAATTTGACGTCTGGATGACGGTTATGGACCTGCCCCGTGTCGGTTTGAAAACCGTCGGGGACATTCCCCCGCCAACGCGATTGAATACGCCCACCGATGCCAAACACCGCGCGGCTCAGATCGTCGCGCCCTATAAGGATGTGTTTAAGGTCGGCATCGTCTGGAGCGGCTCTGTGACGTTCAAGGGAAACAGTTTCCGGTCGTTTGGCCATCAGGAATTCCTCAGACTGGTTGATCTGGACGATGTGCAGCTGTTTTCACTCTACAAAGGTCCCGCATTAGAGGCGTTTCAGGCGGATGGTAGCGCTGCATTCATCGTTGATGCGGCCAGCACGGATCGGGACTTTGCCGATTGTGCGGCGATGATGCAGGACATGGATTTGGTCATTACGTCTGACACTGCAACGGCCCATATTGCCGGTTCACTTGGCGTTCCTGTCTGGACGTTGCTGCATTGGGATCCGTTTTGGTTTTTTGGCCATACAGGTGACACGATGCCATGGTATCCGTCGATGCGGCTGTTTCGTCAAACTGCGCCCCATGATTGGGGCAGCGTTTTCGATCAGGTACAGCCTGAATTGATTAAGTGTATTAAAGATTGGAAGAAGGAGCGGTGA
- a CDS encoding DUF6165 family protein, producing METILVPTSPGELIDKLTILRLKTEHITDPAKLTNVRHEQTVLTKTAQSKLPPSQTLTALWDELYQVNAALWKIEDDIRDCEAAGDFGQTFIDLARAVYVTNDQRSDVKKRINLHLGSDLIEEKSYADYTGGAS from the coding sequence GTGGAAACAATTTTAGTCCCAACCTCGCCCGGTGAATTGATCGACAAGTTGACGATCCTGCGGCTAAAGACCGAACACATCACCGACCCGGCAAAGCTGACCAATGTTCGGCATGAACAAACTGTGCTGACCAAAACGGCGCAGTCGAAGCTGCCACCGTCGCAAACCCTGACCGCCCTGTGGGACGAATTGTATCAGGTCAACGCTGCGCTTTGGAAAATCGAAGACGACATTCGCGATTGCGAGGCGGCCGGGGATTTTGGGCAAACCTTTATCGATTTGGCCCGAGCTGTTTATGTGACCAATGACCAACGGTCTGATGTGAAAAAACGGATCAACCTTCATCTTGGATCGGACCTGATCGAGGAAAAATCCTATGCCGATTACACTGGCGGTGCCTCATGA
- a CDS encoding FkbM family methyltransferase yields the protein MNVKAHLNMARSSLKSAETELREALNADKSRARGALNLHLHEVRRAMNPDYRYSSQAGQDAVIDRIFKGKRGGTFVDIGGYDGVTGSNTFFLELFRNWTGILVEPVPAQLEKARRVRRCSCIGVAVAAQNGDAEFIEISEGYTQMSGLSGTYDPGLLDAVRSDPRHKEKVHRVETQTLEMILDEAGLETPDLLSLDIEGGEVAVLKAFPFGRFRPRIWSIENNAQSSEIPEIMRENGYDLIEFCGKDDIYHDRGAVNLDRAN from the coding sequence ATGAACGTCAAAGCGCATCTAAACATGGCCCGTTCCAGCCTGAAATCCGCTGAGACAGAGCTCAGAGAAGCGTTGAACGCAGACAAAAGCCGGGCGCGCGGGGCGCTGAACTTGCATCTGCACGAAGTCCGACGCGCGATGAACCCTGATTACCGGTATTCGTCGCAGGCTGGTCAGGACGCGGTCATTGACCGGATATTCAAAGGCAAACGCGGCGGCACCTTTGTAGATATTGGCGGCTATGATGGGGTCACTGGATCAAACACGTTCTTTTTGGAACTGTTTCGCAATTGGACCGGCATTCTGGTGGAACCCGTCCCGGCGCAATTGGAAAAGGCCCGCAGAGTTCGAAGATGTTCCTGCATTGGCGTGGCCGTCGCGGCCCAAAATGGCGATGCGGAATTTATTGAAATCAGCGAAGGCTACACCCAGATGAGCGGGCTGTCGGGCACCTATGACCCGGGCCTGTTGGACGCCGTTCGATCAGATCCCCGGCACAAAGAAAAGGTGCACCGGGTTGAAACGCAAACGCTGGAAATGATCCTGGACGAGGCGGGTTTGGAAACACCTGACCTATTGTCGCTGGACATCGAAGGCGGCGAAGTGGCCGTTCTAAAAGCGTTCCCATTTGGGCGATTCAGGCCGCGAATCTGGTCGATTGAAAATAACGCTCAAAGCTCGGAAATCCCTGAAATCATGCGTGAAAACGGATACGATTTGATTGAATTTTGCGGTAAAGACGATATTTACCACGATAGAGGTGCTGTTAACCTTGATAGGGCCAATTAG
- a CDS encoding flagellar motor protein MotB translates to MSNEAPVIIKRKKVVGGDGHHGGAWKVAYADFVTAMMAFFMLMWLLNATTEQQRKGIADYFSPTIPINRISGGGDGAFGGSSVFSQDSLAENGTGGAGNFSGDTVRPGDSDVQADGGQTPAQVAALENVEQQLLGIGGESLVSDRAMRHVLTRLTDEGLIVEIFDLPGAPLFDGETNMPTETTVELVSMFARVLSMVENDLAIKGHTRSRALVVSENPVWELSTSRAQQIRMLLENAQFESTRIERVVGYADRKILTSNPTSPRNNRIEIVVLRSDQ, encoded by the coding sequence ATGTCAAATGAGGCACCAGTAATTATCAAGCGCAAGAAGGTCGTCGGTGGGGACGGTCATCATGGTGGCGCTTGGAAAGTGGCCTATGCGGATTTTGTGACCGCGATGATGGCGTTTTTTATGCTTATGTGGCTGTTGAACGCAACGACCGAACAGCAGCGCAAAGGTATCGCAGATTATTTTTCCCCTACAATTCCGATCAATCGGATTTCTGGCGGGGGCGATGGTGCCTTTGGGGGCAGCAGTGTCTTTTCTCAGGACAGTTTGGCGGAAAATGGCACCGGTGGTGCCGGGAATTTCTCGGGTGATACTGTACGCCCCGGTGATTCCGATGTGCAGGCGGATGGTGGTCAAACACCGGCGCAGGTTGCTGCACTTGAAAATGTCGAACAGCAACTGCTTGGCATCGGTGGAGAAAGCCTTGTTTCAGATCGGGCCATGCGGCACGTTCTGACGCGTCTCACGGACGAAGGTTTGATCGTCGAGATTTTTGACCTGCCGGGCGCGCCCCTCTTTGATGGGGAAACCAATATGCCAACCGAAACCACAGTTGAATTGGTGTCGATGTTTGCACGGGTCCTCAGCATGGTTGAAAACGATCTGGCGATCAAAGGTCATACGCGATCACGGGCATTGGTGGTCAGTGAAAACCCGGTTTGGGAATTGTCGACCTCGCGGGCGCAACAAATCCGAATGCTGCTGGAAAACGCGCAATTTGAAAGCACCCGAATCGAACGGGTTGTTGGCTATGCAGATCGCAAAATCCTGACATCGAATCCGACTTCGCCGCGCAACAACCGCATCGAAATCGTGGTTCTACGCAGTGATCAGTAA
- a CDS encoding flagellar hook protein FlgE translates to MTISSSLNASVAGLASNATRLATIADNIANSSTYGYKRSVADFHSMVIDGGNGTYSAGGVRVTTSRMIDQRGSLVSTSNSTDLAVRGRGLLPVTSESSVGAGETPLLMSTTGSFRTDENGYLKSESGLILMGWPADPSGTIPTMPRDTADGLEPIRINANQFAGEATTFMEMTVNLPATSTESTAAGTPEELSIEYFDNLGKSESITAEFIPTIPGTGASNEWQLVLRDSASGGAIVGDYTLTFDDTRAAGGTLLSVVDNIGTNPYDPVTGRLSMTVAGGPLDVGIGVIGEPDGLTQLSDAFRPVSINKDGTSVGNMTAIEVDANGFISASFDTGISRVLYQIPLIDVPNVNGLESLDQQSYRATTESGDIFLWDAGDGPTGDIVSFAREESATDVAGELTQLIQTQRAYSSNAKVIQTVDEMLQETTNIKR, encoded by the coding sequence ATGACGATTTCCTCATCTCTGAACGCCAGCGTTGCGGGGCTTGCCTCTAACGCGACCCGTTTGGCGACCATTGCAGATAACATCGCGAACTCATCCACGTATGGTTATAAACGATCAGTAGCAGATTTTCATTCGATGGTGATCGATGGCGGAAACGGCACCTATTCTGCTGGTGGGGTGCGGGTCACAACATCCCGGATGATCGACCAGCGCGGGTCGCTCGTTTCAACAAGTAATTCGACAGATTTGGCCGTTCGTGGTCGCGGATTGCTTCCTGTCACCAGTGAATCATCCGTTGGCGCGGGCGAAACTCCGCTTCTGATGTCGACCACTGGATCGTTTCGTACAGATGAAAACGGGTATTTGAAGTCTGAAAGTGGACTGATCCTGATGGGATGGCCCGCAGATCCAAGCGGAACAATTCCAACTATGCCGCGAGACACCGCCGACGGGCTGGAACCCATTCGCATCAACGCAAACCAGTTTGCAGGTGAGGCAACGACGTTCATGGAAATGACCGTCAATCTGCCGGCCACATCGACCGAGTCTACTGCGGCCGGTACACCCGAAGAATTGTCAATTGAGTATTTTGACAATCTAGGGAAATCGGAATCAATCACTGCTGAATTCATTCCGACGATCCCTGGGACCGGGGCGTCCAACGAATGGCAGTTGGTGTTGCGTGACAGTGCGTCTGGCGGGGCCATCGTTGGTGATTATACGTTGACCTTTGACGATACGCGTGCCGCGGGTGGTACGCTGCTATCTGTGGTCGATAATATCGGGACAAATCCATATGATCCGGTTACCGGGCGTCTCAGCATGACTGTTGCCGGTGGCCCATTGGATGTTGGTATTGGGGTTATTGGCGAACCTGACGGATTGACCCAGCTGTCGGATGCATTCCGACCGGTTTCGATCAACAAGGACGGCACATCGGTTGGCAACATGACCGCAATCGAAGTGGACGCAAATGGTTTCATTAGCGCGTCATTTGACACCGGGATCAGCCGCGTCCTGTATCAGATCCCGTTGATCGACGTGCCGAATGTCAATGGTTTGGAATCCCTGGATCAACAGAGCTATCGGGCCACAACTGAAAGCGGCGACATCTTTTTGTGGGATGCTGGCGATGGGCCAACTGGGGATATCGTTTCATTTGCACGCGAGGAATCCGCCACGGATGTCGCGGGTGAATTGACCCAACTGATCCAAACGCAACGGGCTTATTCTTCAAATGCAAAAGTCATCCAAACAGTGGATGAGATGCTGCAAGAAACCACAAATATCAAACGTTAA
- the flgK gene encoding flagellar hook-associated protein FlgK: protein MSISQSLQNALSGLNANARAAEIVSANLANVMTEGYGPRQLELSSMNVGGHGAGVRIDGVVRLVDRGLLADRRISDADHQRNGMLHDAFVRMEDALGGIDDAHSIGSRVGQVEQALIFAASDPSSDQRLRQVVSGFDSLATTLNTASDSVQQMREEADASIASQVDTLNRTLRNVEALNGDISRALNSGYDATALFDQRQRLVDEISGIVPLRQMDRSNGQIALMTTTGFQLVDGTSAEIEFTPTAVITPDMTYGSGALSGLTIDGVPFPSGEAAGPFEGGTLGAAFELRDQELVGVQDHLDAVARNLIERFQDPAVDPSLGATDAGLLTDRGAQFDVLDTVGLAGRISINPNIDPNQGGLLSRLRDGVQAATVGPVGDTSMLNGWLSALQESRSLHTGGMTGSAASHGSAVHTSIGAMRINQESDVAVSSARWGALKNAELANGVDTDYEMQRLLVIEESYAANAKVIQTINSLMQTLMEI, encoded by the coding sequence ATGAGTATTTCACAATCTCTTCAAAACGCACTCAGCGGATTGAACGCCAATGCACGCGCCGCCGAAATTGTTTCGGCGAACTTGGCCAACGTGATGACCGAAGGCTACGGTCCAAGGCAGCTCGAATTATCGAGCATGAATGTTGGCGGCCATGGCGCTGGTGTTCGAATTGATGGCGTTGTCCGGCTTGTCGATCGTGGCTTGCTGGCGGATCGTCGCATTTCTGACGCTGACCATCAGCGTAACGGTATGTTGCATGATGCATTTGTTCGAATGGAGGATGCACTTGGCGGAATTGACGACGCTCACTCAATTGGCAGCCGGGTCGGTCAGGTTGAACAAGCCCTCATTTTTGCTGCAAGCGATCCATCGTCGGATCAGCGGCTACGACAGGTTGTGTCGGGGTTTGACAGTCTTGCAACGACATTAAACACCGCGTCTGATTCAGTTCAGCAAATGCGGGAAGAGGCAGACGCAAGCATTGCGTCTCAAGTAGATACCTTGAATCGCACGCTGCGAAATGTAGAGGCGTTGAATGGTGATATCAGTCGGGCGCTGAACTCTGGCTATGATGCGACAGCGTTGTTTGATCAGCGCCAAAGATTGGTCGATGAGATTTCAGGCATCGTACCTTTGCGCCAAATGGATCGTTCAAATGGTCAAATTGCTCTGATGACCACCACGGGGTTTCAGCTGGTTGATGGTACATCGGCAGAAATTGAATTTACTCCAACCGCCGTCATCACACCAGACATGACGTATGGTTCAGGTGCGTTGTCAGGTTTGACAATTGATGGCGTGCCCTTTCCATCGGGCGAGGCTGCCGGCCCGTTTGAGGGGGGGACCCTAGGCGCGGCATTTGAACTGAGGGATCAAGAACTGGTAGGAGTCCAAGATCATTTGGACGCGGTCGCAAGAAATTTGATTGAGAGGTTCCAAGATCCAGCAGTTGACCCGTCTCTAGGAGCAACTGACGCCGGGCTTTTGACTGATCGTGGGGCTCAATTTGATGTGCTGGACACCGTAGGGTTAGCTGGGCGCATTAGTATAAATCCCAATATTGACCCTAACCAAGGAGGCTTGCTTTCCCGACTTCGCGACGGGGTCCAAGCGGCGACCGTTGGGCCGGTAGGGGACACGAGCATGCTAAATGGTTGGTTATCTGCATTACAAGAATCGAGAAGCTTACATACTGGTGGTATGACCGGGTCAGCTGCGTCTCACGGGTCAGCCGTACACACATCGATCGGTGCCATGCGGATCAATCAAGAAAGTGACGTTGCGGTGTCATCTGCGCGATGGGGAGCATTGAAAAATGCAGAACTCGCAAATGGTGTCGACACAGATTACGAAATGCAGCGCCTGCTCGTGATTGAAGAATCCTATGCAGCGAATGCCAAAGTTATTCAGACCATCAATTCGCTGATGCAGACATTAATGGAGATTTGA